Genomic window (Salvelinus fontinalis isolate EN_2023a chromosome 3, ASM2944872v1, whole genome shotgun sequence):
GAAGGAGGTGTGGCCACAGACCCGGAAAAAGTGAAGGCTAATGCAGGGATGACAGAGAAGGatctcatggaggataacacggaCGTGCCCTCCCAGGGGAAGATTCGGTCCTTTCTCGGAATGATAGTCTATTACCAGCAGTTCATTGAGGGGTGCTCCACCATCGCGAAGCCGCTGCATGGGCTGACAACTGGGACGAAGGCACCACGCCATGGGAAAGGAAAGAGGAAAAGAAGAATAAATAGGAAACTCACAGCAGCAGACTGGACTGGTGAGTGCAAACAGGCCTTTAGTCAGTTGAAACAAGCTCTCCTCGATCAGGTCATGCTAGCCCACCCTGATTTTAGTAGACCTTTCTTGCTGTCTGTAGACGCATCTAGTAATGGATTAGGTGCTGTCCTCTCCCAAGTGCCAGAGGATGGGTCTGCAGCCAGGCCCGTAGCATTCGCTAGCAAATCTCTTACTTATGCACAGTCAAAGTATCCTGCCCATAGGTTAGAGTTTTTTGCTTTACGCTGGGCAGTCTGTGAGAAGTTTAGTCATTGGCTAAGGGGCAAGCCTTTTACTGTATGGACAGACAACAACCCATTAACATACATCCTGTCCAAGCCCAAATTGGACGCCTGTGAACAGAGATGGGTTGCTAAACTCGCTCCATTCGAGTTTGACATAAAGTACATCCCCGGTCCCAAAAATGTCATTGCTGATGCACTCAGTAGACAGCCATTTGTGCAGCCGAGCGCTCTCCACCGCATCACAAGGGTTCCATACAAGGCCTTGCTGGAAGAAGCTGCGGGAGTACATGCTGAGAAGGTGCAAGATGTGTTCCGCTGGTCGAACCACCCATTCGACCTCGAAAGCTGCTCACCGTCAATTGAGGCAGAGGCCTGTGAAATTGTCATGGACTGCCAAAGTACCTCCTACCCTTCTCCTGGTTCTCTGTCAAAGGAAGCGGTGTCAGCAATCCTGAGGTCGCAAGAGGAGGCTGGTCTACAGAACTGTGCGCTGCTACTGCCTCAGCTCACTCAGTCATTGGTGCCATCTGAGATGTCAGATGTGAGAGTGCTGTCCCGTGACGACCTGATATCAAAGCAGCGCCAGGATGATGCACTCGCCAGAGTTGTCTTCTACGTGGACAGGGGCCGTAGACCTTCTAGGAGGGAACGTGGCCATGAACCAATCGAGGCTCTGCGGATTCTGAAGACCTGGGAGAAGCTCACTCTGAAAATGGGTGTACTATATCGCGTTACCAAAAGTTTGCTGTCAAAGAGGAAGACGTACCAGTATGTAGTACCCACCTCAATGAGGGCGACAGTTTTGAAGGGTGTCCACGATGAAGCCGGTCATCAGGGGCAACAGCGGACGTTGTACTTGACGAGACAGAGGTTCTTCTGGCATGGTCTGGAGTCGGATGTGAGAGAGTATGTCAAGACCTGCAAGAGGTGTGTGTTCAGTAAGGCCCCCGAGCCAGAGGCCAGAGCTCCACTGGAGAACATCATCACAACTGAGCCCCTcgagttggtgtgtgtggacttcTGGTCTGCTGAAGACTCCAACAACAAGTCCTTGGATGTTCTGGTCGTCACTGATCATTTTACTAAGATGGCCCATGCCTTCTTGTGTCCGAACCAATCAGCTAAAGCAGTGGCCCttcagctgtggaacaacatCTTCTGTGTGTATGGTTTTCCTCGTCGTATCCATTCCGACCAAGGGGCCAACTTTGAAAGTAAATTGATTGCTGAGTTGTTGAGTGCTGCAGGAGTCCAGAAGTCGCACACAACTCCCTACCATCCGATGGGGAACGGGGGAGTCGAAAGGTTCAATAGAACGCTGGGAAACATGATCAGGGCTTTACCTACGAGAGCGAAGCACAGGTGGCCCCAGAAGCTGAAGTCGTTGACCTTCGCCTACAACTGTACAGTCCATGAAACCACGGGCCACGCCCCTTTCCAGTTGATGTTTGGGAGAACCCCACGTCTGCCTGTCGACATGATGTTTGGTACGGTGCTACAAGACTCAAATGTTGTAGACTATGATGAGTACGTCAAGTCCCTGACGAGAGACCTGAGGGAGGCCATGGAGACTGTACAGTTGTCGGCAACCAAACAGCTGAAGAGGCATGCGGGCCTCTACAACAGGAAGATCAGAGGAGctccagtggaggtcggtgatcggGTGCTGCTGGCGAATAAGGGTGAACGTGGAAAGAGGAAGCTGGCGGATCGCTGGGAGAACAACCTCTATATTGTTACGGAGAAGAATAGTGACATCCACATCTTCAAGATACAGAACATGTCGACTGGCCAGGAGAAAACGGTACACCGTAATCTGATAATGCCTGTAAACTTCTTGCCTCTCCCTGACACTGCCTTAGAGACATCTAATACGGGAGACCGTGAGGATCCgagtgaggagatggaggactCATCCATGAATGATATACCAGAAATGGACGTTGGTGAGAGGACTAGTGTGTGGGTATCAGAACAGACCTCGGAGGAAACAGTCGGAGCCCTCTGAAAAAGAGACCCCAGATGTGCTGGAAGATGGGCCACTGGCGAGGGACCCTCAGAACTCACCACATTCTGAGGGTGCCACTGGTGGCACAAGCATGTCAGAGCTAACCTTTGGAGAAGAAATGTCCGAACCCTCTCAGGAAGAAAGACATTCTGAAGATGCCACTGGTGGCACAAGTTCCAGCAACAGTCACAGAACCCTTGACCTTGACTACCCATCAACTGTGGACAGTGACCCACCAATGGTGGTTGTAGTTGAACAGGTTAAACGTAATGATAACTCTGTTAGGACTGTCAGGTCAGGGGCTGGTCGAGTTAGGAAACGCCCAGTGAGACTCATTGAGACTATGCAGACACAGAGGGTTTTTCATACAGAATTCATTAGAGTACCTGTGTGGGTGTAGGATTAGAATCCAAGTCTGTagccacaatttttttttttacttttaacgtTCAAGAGACCCTATAGAGGTAatgggtcaggggtcatgtaggcCAAGGTTTTTCTGTCTGAGGTCCTTATTGTCACTGAGTgtactgaacatgtaacaggcatGTTTTCCTACGGGGTCTTTGAATTCCCCTAATTCTCTTTAGAGAATTGTCTTTGCACTGGAATATTTGGTGACATATGTATTGCAAGGTATTGCATACCTCATTTAGTTTCTTTGTAGTATGCAAGTGTAATTCAGCAGGGGAGAATGTAACatggttggttatgtttccacttgcctctaaagaaatgtgtatttgatgttcaagcattcttattggttagttcaattctgatgacaataaggggtgttgtgattggccccacttgcagatagggggagatcgcgaacgtcaggtcttcccagtatgaaaatgtgatgcaagggattttgtcatcgacagccatcaacactgttaagccctgcacaactaacgtgctgtttcccatttaacaacagcagaaataaatgatgctcaactgggaccactggccgaagttatttattattataaaacacaacgcatggagagtacactatacatctgttacactgtcaatgaagcatgatttgtgccccgctcaaaacaactgttaactggGAATGGCGAAAACTTGACTTCGGTGAGTTCCAGACAACTGGGAAGTGGGGATTAAACGAGCTccaactgggaaaatacattttgaacggtcatcaaactgaattgtaaatccggcctctttctagagctacgacctgaagatcaatgacatGATTTAACCTCTTTTTCAGTTCCcggttgttttgaaagcaccataaatccagagaatgccagactttgatgataaAATTTGCACACGaaggaccactgcgccaccttcctgttcaagtgaacacagcacaaggtgagtccaaaaaacgtattgtatgctgctgcataaatgatgtagtatggcagggagatatgtatagtgtagctaagaaagtaatactaagtgtatgttgtggagtaagatgttagtagcccatgtgcctcaccctaataatttggccTATTAACCCCTCTTAATTTCCCCTACTGTTCCGACTTGgcggtgcacatgtagcctataacctgttttagagaaatgtagtcatattgtaagagctttcattgtctgcttatatgcacatttgtggcctgctggaggtcattttgcagggctctggcagtgctacttcttgcacaaaggcggaggtagcggtcctgctgctgggttgttgccctcctacagcctcctccacgtctcctgatgtactggcctgtctcctggtagcgcctccatgctctggacactacgctgacagacacggcAAAcattgccacagctcgcattgatgtgccatcctggatgagctgcactacctgagccacttgtgtgggttgtagactccgtctcttgttaccactagagtgagagcaccaccagcatttaaaagtgaccaaaacatcagccaggaagcataggaactgagaagtggtctgtggtcaccacctgcagaatcactcctttattaggggtgtcttgctaattgcctataatttccaccttttgtacaacagcatgtgacatttgtcaatcagtgttgcttcctaagtggacagtttgatttcacagaagtgtgattgacttggagttacattgtgttgtttgtgttccctttatttttttgagcagtgtatataggttTTGTACCCAGTTTGATGCACATTGTAGTGATTCATCCTGACCTGTGAATGTTCAACGCAGAATTATGCTTTTCAGCTTCATTTGAAACATCTTGGCCTACACAAAGACCCTATTCATAATAGCATTTTATTTGGGGTCACTGCAATGGTTTCTCTCAGTGGGTGGCATGGTGCATGACATTCTGAAAGAAAAATAATTTTAGTTGGGATTTTTTtcatttaatttttaatacaattATGTCCAATACATAAAGTAAAAACCAAAACAACTCATCCCCTTTCCCTCCCAAACCCACGTATAGGCAGTATCTGCAGCGATTCAGTCTGGGAATAGAAGACCACGACAGACAAACCCTTCCCTTAAGGACCCAGAGACAAAAAAGGACAAACATATGCCCTTGCTAAGACCAGCACGAATACAAATATTCCatgattttaaaaaatatatataaaatgacAACACTTGTTAAATTCCCAGAGCCATTTAAGGAATACAATACATGTACaagtatatttatatttttttcaccCCAATTTGTGGCTCTTCAAACTCCATGCCCAGCTTGCGATGACCTGAAATGAACATGACATGGCTTTCTTTCCACTCTCCAAAAATGTCCAGGTGTAGTGCTTGTGTTGGTTTAAGCACAGACTCCTTTAGATGGTGTCTCAGCCTTCAATTTCCTTGAGCACGCTTCAGCCAACCTCACTTGATGTCAGTCAACAACATCATGTGAAACCTTTGTCTTATCTCCTATAGACAGGTTAAAAGCACAGCAGAGTATCCTGGCTGGTCAGATCAAGAGGACGGTAATGGTATTGAAAGAAAGAACAGGCACAATTCCATGCTGAACACTGGGACAAATGCTGCCTTTCTTTCCCCGATGAGATCCAGTCTGCATGAGCCCTCAAGAGCTACTGGGAACACAAAGAAGCATCCCAGAGGCAAAATGTACTGATTTGTGCGCATTAGATACAATGCAAAATAAAAAGTAAGAATTTGTGGAGGCTGCATCTGTCTGTGGTATGTGTTGGAGGAAGGGGGGTTTCTAGAATAGCAGCGCGCCCATGCTGCCCATTTCACTCTGCTCCTTGACGAAGATCTCAAAGTACTGGTAGATGATGGTGACGGCCAATAGGATTCCAGTACCCGAACCGATGGCACCCAGGAAGTCAGCCATGACAGACAGCCCACCTATGCATAGGCCACCGAAGGCTGCAGCCGTGGGGATGTACCTTCACACAGAACACAAGATCTTAGAAATATGTAGCAAGGTATACACACCAATAATTCTTGACACTTGGGCCAGAGTGCAACCAAAGGTGCATATGTTTTTACCTGTTGAGCTCATGCACCATGGAggtctctctgtgtcccctcaTCACCATCTGCTGTTCCTTCAGCTGCTTAGCCACCTGTTGGACATACAGACCTGAGTTAGGTTATGTACAGTAAGTTGTGTGGTAGTTACTAAGTGAATCTGTAACATATGGAACAAATATATCTGGTGCATCAAGTGACTCACATCTTTGGCAGAGGATCCTGAAACCTCGATCCATGTTttggagaagaaggcacaggagCCCAGCATGAAGACGATGTAGATGGCAGCATGGATGGGGTCATCCAGAACAGAACCAAAGGACTCCGGGGGAGAGAGGAAGTAGCAGAGACCTCCAACCGGGTAGGCACGAGCTGGTCCTCCAGTGGAAGTATCCTATACACAAACAACCACACATACAAATAATCTATACATTGTGAATTAATTGTAAGCATAGCTCAATCAAGGCTGTTTGAGTAAAACCTGCCAAAGGCTAACTCTTACACAGGCTTGCTGAAATGAAATAATTAATTCTGTCAACCCTCCCAGTGTTCTTACATGGTAGTCCAAAACATGTGATCATAACCACATTATGGCTTCAAATAGAATCTCTGTTGTTTACGGTCACCCATTACTAGATGTCACAGAAGTATTCAGTACTGTTGAACTCATGAAGGTTTAAATGGGATAAAATAACCAAGTGTATGTGCATTTTAAATAGTACTGGTGTAATGAAAGTTGGTAAGGTACATCTACTGCTGTATGATTGActaaagcagcactaaggtcatTCTGATAGGtacttacagaccaggttcccagcaGGTTAACCAGGAAGTTGCCGCTGAATCGCGTGGAGAGCATCTGAGAGATCACGTACAGGTTGGACACAAGGGCAGACTGGAGGATGATGGGAATGTTTGAGGTGTAGAAGAGCTTGATGGGATAGGTGTTGTACTGGCCACGGTAACGGGCAGACTTGATGGGCAGGTCCACCCTGAAGCCCTGGAAGGAGGAGGCGAGAAGTGTTCAAGACCTTTCAAACAACTACTGGGATTTAATGGTATTCAAAAACCTGAATGATTGAACATCAGCTTTGGTCTGACCATTTGTTCACTTTGTCAGATCCAATGGTCATATCATAGGTCACTTAAAGCTGAAATCCGTAAAGGGGCAAACTGCCACATCTGTTTGGGATAttacaacaaagaagttacttcAAAACACTTTCTTTCCCTCAGACATCATTGCACTCGTGATAGAACACCAGAATATGTACAGCAACTTCCTTACCACGCTGCTGGACACTCCTCTCCTCCGtttcatcaacaaaacaaaagtaCTGAAGCAAACAGTGGCGTAGTTTCCCCATTTACAGATTACAGCTTTAAGCAATGAATTGAAAGCAATTTGTAAAACCAATCAAAAAACAGCCAAGACGATATAGGCTACAACTATAGAGGGGGTTGTCTGTCCACTGACCTGGAAGTATATCACTACAGCAAAGACGAAGACAGTGGCGATGAGGTTCAAGAGGTTAGGCAGGTTCTGGCGGTAAAATGCCTCTCTCAGGGCGCGCACCTTGTCTGTGCGGGTGGCCAACAAGTGGAACAGGGCAATGATGGCACCTTCAAACTCCGTTCCTGAGACACAAGACAAGGTTACTCAACCAACCACAGCAGAGGGACCAACCCTGACTGAAAAACAAAAGAAGGAGTACATTGTCAATACAATTACAGGTGGCAGTAAGGCCAGTATAAATACCTCTGCCAGTGTTGACAGTAGTGGGGCTGAAAGCCTTCCAGACGATGGTCTCACAGATGTTAGTGGCGATGAACAGGGAGATACCAGAGCCCAGCCCATAGCCCTTCTGCAGCAGCTCATCCAGCAGCAGCACAATCAGACCTGCCACAAAAAGCTGTGGAAGAAAGAGGGACAGAGCTTCAAATACAGTCTGACCAGGCGGATGAAAGCTGAGCATCTCTGATTGAAAGATTAGAGAAATGGCAGCCAGGGGTTTAAGTAATGAAAGGTCTCTGTACTTAATGGGTCAAATTAATGAACTGTCCAGTTCACTCATGTCCATTATCACTTGGGTTTCAGCCATTACAGAGAGCAGTGTagtggtgatggggggggggggggggggggggggggtctaactAACCTGAATGATGATGAGCAGGCAGATCCCAGCACCCATCTCTGAGGGGTCTCCGTACATGCCTGTCATCACATACACGATGGACTGTCCAATGGTGATGATCATTCCAAACACTGCAGAGGACAAAGGGAGCTGGGTTGCATTCAATATCCTTGGGACAGCTGTGAGTTGCTAGACGATGAAAAACTGAATACACCACAGCTTTATGACAGGCTATAGACCCTTATTCAAATACCCATCACATACAAGCCCACAACTCAGAAAACAGTTGTCAGGTGGTTAAATAACCATCCCTTCACATGATTAATCCCATTCCATGGTAAAAACTTTGTAGGGCAGACATACGTTTCTGCGCTCCGTTGAAGAGTGCTCTGTCCTTGGGGGTGTCTCCAACCTCAATGATCTTTGCTCCAGCCAGCAGCTGCATGATGAGACCGGAGGTAACGATTGGTGAGATACCCAGCTCCATCAGAGTACCTGTAGAATGGTGGGATCACAGTACTGTTTTCAGTCAACTATTATTATGAACCAACACTGTTGTAATGGGAAAGAGGATTATACCAAGGCAAAGCTCTGAATACAGCGACAAATCAGCCAAAGAAAGTCAGCTCGTCAAGAGATAAGACCTGAAAACATCACAGGGAATAATTAATTCTCCATGTTAGAGGTACGAACCAAACAGCAAAAATGTAATAGGGATGTGTGTTCAAACAAGATCAGGAGCCAAGATTGAGAGCCATTTATCAATATGACTGATGAGAAGATACAGGCAAGCGTTCAAACTAAGCAGAACCAGACTGTTGGTTTCTCACCTCTGTTGGAGGCCAGGATTACTCTCATCCAGTAGAAGGGATCTGCGGAGTCTGAGGACATGATGCCGAAGAGCGGAATCTTGAGAACAGAAGACAGAATGAATCAATACAATGAACCCACAAGAGCTACAACTGCACCCATTGAGTCATCATTACCTGTGGCCTTAACTATATGTTCAGCTGGTGAGAGATTATGTCCATTTATTCCTCCTGGTATTGatttttattttctctcctcattgttgggaagggcccataagtaagcatttcactgttagtctacaccggttgtttacaaagcatgtgacaaatgaaatgTGATATGGGCTGCAAGATTTCTCTGCAAGCGCCATACAATAGATAGAATTACACTGAGAAAGATTTTCAGGCCCGGCAGATACTAACCTGGCAGCACACCAGGAAGATGAAGAGAGTGATGGCAGTCCATAGTACTTTTTCTCTGAACTGAATCTGTAGAAGGAACAGAGGGACATTTTAGAGACACATCACTAGAGCTAAGATTGTTAAAAAAGCTAGTGAAGAGAAATTGCAGTATACGGTACCTTTCTCTCTGGTTTCTGAATCTCAGGTAAGACCGCACAAAACGGCTTTATGACTTCCAAAAATTTGACTGAAAAAAACAAGAGGACATTGGACAAAAACGACATTATACATTAGTGATTTAACATACACAGTAAAATAAAGTATTAACCAGAGAATTACATTATACAGA
Coding sequences:
- the LOC129851061 gene encoding protein transport protein Sec61 subunit alpha, coding for MGIKFLEVIKPFCAVLPEIQKPERKIQFREKVLWTAITLFIFLVCCQIPLFGIMSSDSADPFYWMRVILASNRGTLMELGISPIVTSGLIMQLLAGAKIIEVGDTPKDRALFNGAQKLFGMIITIGQSIVYVMTGMYGDPSEMGAGICLLIIIQLFVAGLIVLLLDELLQKGYGLGSGISLFIATNICETIVWKAFSPTTVNTGRGTEFEGAIIALFHLLATRTDKVRALREAFYRQNLPNLLNLIATVFVFAVVIYFQGFRVDLPIKSARYRGQYNTYPIKLFYTSNIPIILQSALVSNLYVISQMLSTRFSGNFLVNLLGTWSDTSTGGPARAYPVGGLCYFLSPPESFGSVLDDPIHAAIYIVFMLGSCAFFSKTWIEVSGSSAKDVAKQLKEQQMVMRGHRETSMVHELNRYIPTAAAFGGLCIGGLSVMADFLGAIGSGTGILLAVTIIYQYFEIFVKEQSEMGSMGALLF